One window of the Gambusia affinis linkage group LG01, SWU_Gaff_1.0, whole genome shotgun sequence genome contains the following:
- the LOC122832607 gene encoding galactose-specific lectin nattectin-like, giving the protein MASVLYLALFLSLSCVLWNGADAACVPSCPSGWTQYGNRCFLFQNAQRDWASAERACTGLGANLASVHSVAEQRFLKNLVYSKKRSYQRTWVGGYDAVKEGVWLWSDGSKFTSAPWPRGEPNNLGRNEHCMEINLKGSAMYMNDDRCSRNNFYICAKRV; this is encoded by the exons ATGGCCTCAGTTCTTTACTTGGCTTTGTTCCTCTCTCTGAGCTGCGTTCTCTGGAACGGAGCCGAT GCTGCATGTG TTCCTAGCTGTCCCTCTGGTTGGACTCAGTATGGAAATCGTTGTTTCCTCTTCCAGAATGCTCAGAGGGACTGGGCTTCTGCTGAG CGTGCCTGCACTGGTTTAGGTGCAAATCTGGCCTCCGTCCACAGCGTCGCTGAGCAAAGATTCCTGAAGAATCTGGTCTACAGTAAGAAACGATCGTACCAGAGAACCTGGGTCGGAGGCTACGATGCTGTCAAg GAGGGTGTGTGGCTGTGGAGTGacgggtcaaagttcacctccgCCCCGTGGCCCAGGGGGGAACCAAACAACCTTGGTAGAAATGAACACTGCATGGAGATCAACCTGAAAG GATCAGCTATGTACATGAACGATGATAGGTGCAGCAGAAATAATTTCTACATCTGTGCCAAAAGAGTCTAA